The Lycium barbarum isolate Lr01 chromosome 10, ASM1917538v2, whole genome shotgun sequence genome includes a region encoding these proteins:
- the LOC132612690 gene encoding ras-related protein RABC2a-like, producing MVYDVTRRETFTNLSETWAKDIKFYSTNRECIKMLVGNKVDRESERAVTREEGLAFAKEHNCLFLECSARTRENVQLCFKDLTLKIMDVPSLVEKGSAVVKNQILKQKEIHKSQHSGNSVRTSRGDTRYVDDVQLNDKFIVQSSEVDLDHEIERTFNRQRKMANESARLALEQAERDRARNGDEQGERAAARAQE from the exons ATGG TGTATGATGTAACAAGGCGAGAGACGTTTACGAACTTATCAGAAACTTGGGCGAAGGATATAAAGTTTTACTCCACGAATCGTGAGTGTATCAAGATGCTAGTTGGGAACAAAGTTGATAGG GAGAGTGAAAGGGCGGTAACTAGAGAAGAAGGCCTGGCATTTGCAAAGGAGCACAACTGTTTATTTCTTGAATGTAGTGCTAGGACACGAGAAAATGTGCAGCTGTGTTTTAAAGATCTCACACTGAAG ATAATGGATGTACCAAGTCTAGTGGAGAAAGGTTCTGCAGTAGTGAAGAACCAAATCTTGAAACAGAAGGAAATTCACAAATCTCAACATAGTGGAAACT CAGTGAGGACATCTCGTGGCGATACTCGTTACGTGGATGATGTGCAGTTGAACGACAAGTTCATCGTACAATCAAGTGAAG ttgatcttgatcacGAAATCGAAAGAACATTTAACCGACAGAGAAAAATGGCTAATGAATcagcaagacttgctcttgaacaggCAGAAAGGGATAGAGCCAGAAACGGCGATGAACAGGGTGAAAGAGCAGCTGCTAGGGCACAAGAATAA
- the LOC132612691 gene encoding monocopper oxidase-like protein SKU5 has product MSLKALATLDLMTLTNCWNGIQQRHNSWQDGVSGTNCAIQPNTNWTYEFQLKDQIGSFFYFPSINYEKAGGAFGPIRVDNRVVVQTPFADPDGDFDLLIGDWYEDSYKVIRDKLAHEGYNKSPNMMLMNGKGSYLDPKAKTNVSFTVNQEKTYRLRISNVGSEWSFNFRIQNHSMLLVETEGSYTNQIWLSSLDVHVGQSYSVLVTADQDAADYYIVATAKMANSTQLKTLEVVGVLHYENSTKPVDGPIPNGPESFDVKFSINQARSIRWNLTRGAARPNPQGSFNVSNVTLSQTFVLQNSVNYKNGTINYAINNVSYATPQTPLKLADYYLNGSGVYDIDKFPANSSLPETVYGTFVVSGEHRGWLEIVFKNELQVMDSWHLDGFGFFVVG; this is encoded by the exons GAATGGGATCCAACAAAGGCACAACTCATGGCAAGATGGAGTTTCAGGAACCAACTGTGCAATCCAGCCCAATACTAATTGGACTTATGAGTTTCAATTGAAAGACCAAATTGGAAGCTTCTTCTATTTCCCATCCATAAATTACGAAAAGGCCGGTGGAGCATTCGGCCCAATTCGAGTTGATAATCGGGTCGTGGTCCAAACCCCATTTGCAGATCCAGATGGTGATTTTGATCTTCTCATTGGTGATTGGTATGAAGATAGCTACAAG GTTATTAGAGACAAATTGGCACACGAGGGCTACAATAAAAGTCCAAACATGATGCTTATGAATGGGAAAGGCTCATATTTGGACCCCAAAGCAAAAACCAATGTATCCTTTACAGTAAATCAAG AAAAGACGTATAGATTGAGGATTTCAAACGTGGGAAGTGAATGGAGTTTCAATTTTCGAATCCAAAATCATAGCATGCTATTGGTCGAGACCGAAGGCTCGTACACCAATCAAATTTGGTTAAGTTCTCTTGACGTCCACGTGGGCCAATCATATTCTGTTCTTGTCACAGCTGATCAAGATGCTGCTGATTATTACATAGTTGCAACTGCAAAAATGGCTAATTCTACTCAGCTCAAAACACTAGAGGTTGTTGGTGTGTTGCACTATGAGAACTCTACCAAACCTGTTGACGGGCCTATTCCAAATGGGCCTGAATCATTTGATGTGAAATTCTCCATCAATCAAGCTAGATCCATCAG GTGGAATTTGACAAGAGGAGCAGCAAGGCCTAATCCACAAGGGTCATTTAACGTATCAAATGTGACATTGTCACAAACTTTTGTTCTACAAAATTCAGTGAACTATAAGAATGGCACGATAAATTATGCCATTAATAATGTCTCTTATGCCACACCACAAACACCATTAAAACTGGCGGATTATTACCTCAATGGCTCCGGAGTTTACGATATCGATAAATTTCCGGCGAACAGTAGCCTACCGGAGACTGTTTATGGAACATTTGTTGTGTCTGGAGAACATAGAGGGTGGCTAGAAATTGTGTTTAAGAATGAGTTACAAGTCATGGATTCTTGGCATTTGGATGGATTTGGCTTCTTTGTTGTCGGGTAA